From Camelina sativa cultivar DH55 chromosome 20, Cs, whole genome shotgun sequence, the proteins below share one genomic window:
- the LOC104769204 gene encoding ribosome biogenesis protein TSR3 homolog — MGYGKHNRSKGGNSSRGQTSRTDLGREDESLPLDQEPEDEAPAVPKVQLAMWDFGQCDAKRCTGRKLARFNLLKELRVNTGFGGVVLSPVGRQCVSREDYDLIKRKGLAVVDCSWARLTDVPFAKLRCTAPRLLPWLVAANPVNYGRPCELSCVEALSAALILCGEEETAELLLGKFKWGHAFLSLNKDILKEYSKCQNSAEIISVQNSWLTQQTQIPKQPPPAPKEHVKKDDGESGDESEDDDEDGLPPLERNMNHIKLEDSEEEDDNSE, encoded by the exons ATGGGTTACGGGAAACACAATCGATCTAAAGGAGGCAATTCGAGTCGTGGCCAAACCAGTCGGACTGATCTTGGGAG GGAAGATGAGTCACTTCCGCTTGATCAAG AGCCTGAGGATGAAGCACCAGCAGTTCCAAAAGTTCAGTTGGCAATGTGG GATTTTGGTCAATGTGATGCAAAGAGATGCACAGGTCGTAAGCTTGCTAGATttaacttgttaaaa GAATTACGGGTTAACACAGGCTTTGGAGGAGTTGTTTTAAG TCCAGTTGGTAGACAATGTGTTTCAAGGGAAGACTATGATCTGATCAAAAGGAAAGGATTAGCTGTAGTTGATTGTTCTTGGGCGCGTCTAACTGATGTTCCGTTTGCAAAGCTGCGTTGTACTGCTCCTCGTCTTT TACCATGGTTAGTAGCAGCTAATCCAGTAAATTATGGAAGACCATGTGAGCTATCTTGTGTTGAGGCTTTATCTGCAGCTTTAATACTATG TGGGGAGGAGGAAACTGCAGAACTTTTGCTAGGGAAATTCAAATGGGGTCATGCCTTTTTATCTCTCAACAA GGATATTCTAAAGGAGTACTCAAAATGCCAGAACAGCGCTGAGATCATCTCAGTTCAAAATTCTTGGCTTACTCAGCAAACTCAGATCCCAAAACAACCACCACCCGCGCCCAAAGAAC ATGTTAAGAAAGATGATGGTGAATCTGGTGATGAatcagaggatgatgatgaagatggtcTCCCTCCTCTAGAGAGGAACATGAACCATATCAAATTGGAAGAcagtgaggaagaagatgacaacaGCGAGTGA
- the LOC104769205 gene encoding aspartic proteinase-like protein 1, whose protein sequence is MASRSGSTFLLLCVLVLATEQTLASVFSSRLIHRFSDEARASIKIPRSFPEKRSLEYYQLLARSDFRRQRMNLGAKSQPLVPSEGSKTISSGNDFGWLHYTWIDIGTPSVSFLVALDTGSDLLWIPCNCVQCAPLTATYYSSLATKDLNEYNPSTSSTSKVFLCSHKLCDSAPDCESPKEQCPYTVNYLSGNTSTSGLLVEDILHLTYNTNNRLTNASSSVKAQVVLGCGKKQSGDYLTGVAPDGLMGLGLGDISVPSFLSKAGIMRNSFSLCFDEEDSGRIYFGDMGPSVQQSTQFLPVDNKYIVGVETCCVGNSCLKQTSFRTYIDSGQSFTYLPEEIYRKVAVEMDRHINATMKSFEDVSWEYCYESSVEPKVPAIKLRFSHNNTFVIHKPLFVFQQSQGLVQFCLPISSSGEEGIRSIGQNYMRGNRMVFDRENMKLGWSASKCQENEIEPPQVSPGSTSAPYPLPTEEQQSRSHAVSPAIAGKTPSKTPSSSSPSRSSCSFSSMMRLFNSLLLLHGVVSYM, encoded by the exons ATGGCGTCACGATCTGGTTCAACTTTTTTACTCTTATGTGTACTCGTTCTAGCTACGGAGCAGACTCTAGCCTCTGTCTTCTCCTCGAGGCTGATCCATCGCTTCTCCGACGAAGCTAGAGCGTCGATTAAGATTCCGAGATCGTTTCCGGAGAAGCGGAGCTTGGAGTACTATCAGTTGCTTGCGAGAAGTGATTTCAGAAGACAGAGAATGAATCTTGGTGCTAAGTCTCAGCCCCTTGTTCCATCTGAAGGAAGCAAAACCATTTCTTCGGGAAATGACTTTGGATG GCTACACTATACATGGATCGACATAGGGACGCCGAGTGTATCGTTTCTTGTGGCTTTAGATACTGGAAGTGATCTACTTTGGATTCCTTGCAACTGTGTGCAATGCGCTCCTTTAACAGCCACTTATTATAGCAGCCTG GCTACTAAAGATCTGAACGAGTATAATCCATCAACTTCAAGTACCAGCAAAGTCTTCTTGTGCAGCCATAAGCTTTGTGATTCTGCTCCAGATTGTGAGAGCCCAAAGGAGCAATGCCCTTATACTGTTAACTATCTTAGTGGAAACACCTCCACCTCGGGATTACTTGTTGAAGACATCTTGCATCTTACATATAATACTAACAATAGATTGACGAACGCTTCCTCCTCTGTCAAGGCTCAAGTTGTTCTAGG ATGTGGTAAAAAGCAAAGTGGGGATTACTTGACTGGGGTTGCTCCTGATGGTTTGATGGGTTTAGGACTTGGAGATATCTCGGTTCCAAGTTTTCTTTCTAAAGCAGGAATCATGCGAAACTCGTTCTCCTTGTGCTTTGATGAGGAAGATTCAGGGAGAATTTACTTTGGTGATATGGGACCATCAGTGCAACAATCAACACAATTCCTTCCTGTCGACAATAAATA TATTGTGGGTGTGGAGACTTGTTGTGTTGGCAACTCGTGTCTGAAGCAGACGAGCTTCAGAACTTATATTGACAGTGGACAATCGTTTACTTATCTACCGGAAGAAATATACAGAAAAGTTGCGGTTGAGATGGACAGACATATAAATGCTACGATGAAGAGCTTTGAAGATGTTTCATGGGAGTATTGCTATGAATCTAG TGTTGAGCCAAAAGTACCAGCGATCAAACTCAGGTTTTCGCACAATAACACATTCGTGATTCACAAACCTTTGTTTGTATTCCAACAAAGTCAG GGGCTTGTTCAATTTTGCTTGCCTATTAGTTCTAGTGGAGAAGAAGGCATAAGAAGCATAGGAC AGAACTACATGAGAGGTAATCGAATGGTTTTCGATAGAGAGAACATGAAGCTAGGCTGGTCAGCCTCCAAAT GTCAAGAAAATGAGATAGAGCCGCCTCAAGTTTCACCGGGAAGCACTTCAGCGCCATATCCATTGCCAACAGAGGAGCAGCAAAGCAGAAGCCATGCGGTTTCACCAGCCATTGCAGGTAAAACTCCATCCaaaacaccatcatcatcatcaccatcaagaTCATCATGTAGCTTCTCTTCTATGATGAGATTATTcaactctcttcttctgctACATGGGGTTGTTTCTTATATGTAG
- the LOC104769207 gene encoding inactive TPR repeat-containing thioredoxin TTL3-like produces MADHPGEKRTRCRFLGFVFGRRGLWSKKCPPDNGSHRSTMSSSNASTATATTANIQFTKSPCTEYNPRKVQENKVLPEPVQNQVQKPKPTSNPYPSNHQLGSNGNSQPSNNQGPVQQQQQTRKIPREAIGLSGELESMIIDNQKAKGNKSSMVRASSSNVMLFGNLGNLKQPGASGGNQTTIQNNRYGNNTGGGYEARKTMEEEKRTSVAPVPASNNQDQSGSLCRAISTRMDPETLKIMGNEDYKNGNFVEALALYDAAIAIDPKKASYRSNKSAALTALGRILEAIFECKEAIRIEPHYHRAHHRLGNLYLRLGEVEKSIYHFKHAGPEADQEDLSKAKMVQTHLNKCTEAKRVRDWNTLIKETENTIATGADAAPQVYALQAEAFLKTYRHQEADNVLSRCPVFDGEMSTKYYGPIGYAGFLVVWAQVHMASGRFGEAVEAIQRAGKLDGNNREVSMVLRRAQAVTKARSRGNEFFKAGRFQEACAAYGEGLDHDSRNSVLLCNRAACLSKMGQFDRAIEDSTAALTLRPGYTKARLRRADCNAKLGNWEAALGDYEILRKETPEDEEVTRGLSEAQKQLVKRRGHDS; encoded by the exons ATGGCGGATCATCCAGGGGAGAAAAGGACGCGTTGTAGGTTTTTGGGATTTGTGTTTGGTAGACGTGGCTTGTGGTCCAAGAAATGTCCCCCGGACAATGGTAGCCATAGAAGCACAATGAGTAGCAGCAATGCCTCCACCGCCACCGCTACCACCGCTAACATTCAGTTCACCAAATCTCCATGCACAGAATATAACCCGAGGAAGgttcaagaaaataaagttttacCTGAGCCAGTCCAGAACCAAGTACAGAAACCAAAACCCACATCGAATCCATACCCTAGTAACCATCAATTAGGCAGCAATGGGAATAGCCAACCAAGTAATAACCAAGGACCagtccaacaacaacaacaaacgagGAAGATTCCGAGGGAAGCCATTGGCTTATCAGGTGAGCTAGAGAGCATGATCATCGACAATCAGAAAGCAAAAGGGAATAAAAGCTCTATGGTTAGAGCTTCTTCAAGCAATGTGATGTTGTTTGGCAATCTTGGGAACTTGAAACAGCCTGGAGCATCCGGTGGGAATCAAACTACTATCCAGAACAATAGATACGGTAATAATACTGGTGGAGGGTATGAGGCGAGGAAGACGAtggaagaggaaaaaagaaCATCGGTTGCACCAGTACCGGCTTCAAATAATCAAGATCAGTCAGGATCTTTGTGTAGAGCGATTTCGACACGAATGGATCCGGAAACGTTAAAGATAATGGGTAATGAAGATTACAAGAACGGGAATTTCGTAGAGGCGTTAGCTTTGTATGACGCTGCAATAGCCATCGATCCAAAAAAGGCTTCGTATCGTAGCAACAAGAGTGCGGCTTTAACGGCATTGGGGAGAATTCTTGAGGCGATATTTGAATGTAAAGAAGCAATAAGAATAGAGCCTCATTACCATAGAGCACACCATCGGTTGGGTAACTTGTACCTCAG GTTAGGAGAGGTTGAGAAGTCAATATATCATTTCAAGCATGCGGGTCCAGAAGCTGACCAAGAAGACTTATCAAAGGCTAAAATGGTTCAAACACATCTCAACAAATGTACAGAGGCGAAAAGAGTGAGAGATTGGAACACTTTgatcaaagaaacagaaaacacCATAGCTACAGGCGCCGATGCTGCTCCTCAAGTATATGCATTACAAGCAGAGGCCTTTTTGAAGACTTACAGACATCAAGAGGCCGACAATGTTTTGTCAAGATGTCCTGTTTTCGATGGGGAAATGAGCACAAAGTATTACGGACCGATCGGTTACGCTGGTTTCTTGGTCGTTTGGGCACAAGTTCACATGGCTTCCGGCAG ATTCGGAGAAGCGGTTGAGGCGATTCAACGAGCGGGGAAGCTGGACGGTAACAACAGGGAAGTGAGTATGGTTCTCCGGCGCGCTCAGGCGGTTACAAAAGCGCGATCAAGAGGGAATGAATTCTTTAAAGCTGGACGATTTCAAGAAGCTTGTGCGGCTTATGGCGAAGGATTAGACCACGACTCAAGAAACTCAGTCTTGCTATGTAACCGAGCAGCTTGTCTATCTAAGATGGGCCAATTCGATCGAGCCATTGAGGACTCCACGGCAGCACTCACCCTCCGTCCTGGCTACACCAAGGCTCGACTCAGAAGAGCCGATTGTAACGCTAAG CTTGGGAATTGGGAAGCGGCGCTAGGAGATTATGAGATATTGAGAAAAGAGACACCAGAAGATGAGGAAGTGACCAGAGGATTATCTGAGGCTCAGAAGCAGCTCGTGAAACGCCGTGGCCATGactcttga
- the LOC104769208 gene encoding probable trehalose-phosphate phosphatase I isoform X2 encodes MVSFVVENPQTMSASQNVFVSETTMSSIIPNNNNNSSSQKLPPGLISISKKKLLKNIDIINNGGGQRINAWVDSMRASSPTHLKSLPSSISSQQQLNSWIMQHPSALEMFERIIEASGGKQIVMFLDYDGTLSPIVDDPDKAFMSSKMRRTVKKLGKCFPTAIVTGRCIDKVYNFVKLAELYYAGSHGMDIIGPAKGFSRHKRVKQSLLYQPANDYLPMIDEVYKQLLEKTKSTPGVKVENHKFCASVHFRCVDEKRWSELVLQVRSVLKKFPTLKLTQGRKDLGTLTTFSRFTSATIGPTKMHLRCYETEAKALAFLSPSFPRTPMLRTLCKIHPR; translated from the exons ATGG TGAGCTTTGTCGTGGAAAATCCACAGACCATGTCAGCGAGTCAAAACGTTTTCGTATCAGAGACCACAATGTCAAGTATCAtccccaacaacaacaacaactcttctTCCCAGAAACTCCCTCCTGGTTTAATCTCAATTTCCAAGAAAAAGCTTCTCAAGAACATTGACATCATCAATAATGGTGGTGGCCAAAGAATCAACGCTTGGGTCGATTCAATGCGAGCTTCTTCTCCTACTCATCTCAAATCACTTCCTTCTTCTATCTCCTCCCAACAACAACTCAACTCATGGATC ATGCAACATCCTTCAGCACTAGAAATGTTCGAACGGATCATAGAAGCTTCTGGAGGGAAACAAATCGTAATGTTTCTTGACTATGACGGTACCCTATCTCCCATAGTTGATGATCCAGACAAAGCTTTCATGTCAAGCAAG ATGAGAAGAACTGTGAAAAAACTGGGTAAGTGTTTCCCCACTGCTATAGTTACTGGTAGATGCATAGACAAg GTGTATAACTTTGTGAAGCTTGCTGAGCTGTATTATGCTGGAAGCCATGGCATGGACATTATAGGCCCAGCAAAAGGCTTCTCCAGACACAAGAGG GTTAAACAGTCTCTTCTGTACCAACCAGCTAATGACTATCTTCCCATGATCGATGAA gtGTATAAACAACTCTTGGAGAAAACCAAATCAACCCCGGGAGTCAAAGTAGAAAACCACAAGTTTTGTGCTTCTGTGCACTTTCGTTGCGTCGATGAGAAG AGATGGAGCGAACTGGTTCTACAGGTTCGTTCGGTATTAAAGAAATTCCCTACGCTGAAACTGACCCAAGGTCGGAAG GATTTGGGAACTCTAACAACGTTTTCCCGGTTTACATCGGCGACGATCGGACCGACGAAGATGCATTTAAG ATGCTACGAGACAGAGGCGAAGGCTTTGGCATTCTTGTCTCCAAGTTTCCCAAGGACACCGATGCTTCGTACTCTTTGCAAGATCCATCCGAG GTGA
- the LOC104769208 gene encoding probable trehalose-phosphate phosphatase I isoform X1: MVSFVVENPQTMSASQNVFVSETTMSSIIPNNNNNSSSQKLPPGLISISKKKLLKNIDIINNGGGQRINAWVDSMRASSPTHLKSLPSSISSQQQLNSWIMQHPSALEMFERIIEASGGKQIVMFLDYDGTLSPIVDDPDKAFMSSKMRRTVKKLGKCFPTAIVTGRCIDKVYNFVKLAELYYAGSHGMDIIGPAKGFSRHKRVKQSLLYQPANDYLPMIDEVYKQLLEKTKSTPGVKVENHKFCASVHFRCVDEKRWSELVLQVRSVLKKFPTLKLTQGRKVFEIRPMIEWDKGKALEFLLESLGFGNSNNVFPVYIGDDRTDEDAFKMLRDRGEGFGILVSKFPKDTDASYSLQDPSEVMDFLRRLVEWKQMQPIM, from the exons ATGG TGAGCTTTGTCGTGGAAAATCCACAGACCATGTCAGCGAGTCAAAACGTTTTCGTATCAGAGACCACAATGTCAAGTATCAtccccaacaacaacaacaactcttctTCCCAGAAACTCCCTCCTGGTTTAATCTCAATTTCCAAGAAAAAGCTTCTCAAGAACATTGACATCATCAATAATGGTGGTGGCCAAAGAATCAACGCTTGGGTCGATTCAATGCGAGCTTCTTCTCCTACTCATCTCAAATCACTTCCTTCTTCTATCTCCTCCCAACAACAACTCAACTCATGGATC ATGCAACATCCTTCAGCACTAGAAATGTTCGAACGGATCATAGAAGCTTCTGGAGGGAAACAAATCGTAATGTTTCTTGACTATGACGGTACCCTATCTCCCATAGTTGATGATCCAGACAAAGCTTTCATGTCAAGCAAG ATGAGAAGAACTGTGAAAAAACTGGGTAAGTGTTTCCCCACTGCTATAGTTACTGGTAGATGCATAGACAAg GTGTATAACTTTGTGAAGCTTGCTGAGCTGTATTATGCTGGAAGCCATGGCATGGACATTATAGGCCCAGCAAAAGGCTTCTCCAGACACAAGAGG GTTAAACAGTCTCTTCTGTACCAACCAGCTAATGACTATCTTCCCATGATCGATGAA gtGTATAAACAACTCTTGGAGAAAACCAAATCAACCCCGGGAGTCAAAGTAGAAAACCACAAGTTTTGTGCTTCTGTGCACTTTCGTTGCGTCGATGAGAAG AGATGGAGCGAACTGGTTCTACAGGTTCGTTCGGTATTAAAGAAATTCCCTACGCTGAAACTGACCCAAGGTCGGAAG GTTTTCGAAATCCGTCCTATGATTGAGTGGGACAAAGGCAAAGCTCTTGAGTTCTTGTTAGAGTCACTTG GATTTGGGAACTCTAACAACGTTTTCCCGGTTTACATCGGCGACGATCGGACCGACGAAGATGCATTTAAG ATGCTACGAGACAGAGGCGAAGGCTTTGGCATTCTTGTCTCCAAGTTTCCCAAGGACACCGATGCTTCGTACTCTTTGCAAGATCCATCCGAG GTGATGGATTTCTTGCGACGATTGGTGGAATGGAAACAAATGCAGCCAATAATGTGA
- the LOC104769209 gene encoding uncharacterized protein LOC104769209 — MTEESGKLVVPSSEQTRPALCDLTNLPAKRGISSILGDLINESGKAIAHEGSREKFSKRLCLVVDDLVKENAASSVDTTNEVSSSNDKKKTSCCGVGDSDERAEESEEYHDAVMEFSSGRDGKALEGSKQIYFEPGDRDGARELTDVAGEGLASSVVTGNAERRRDPHAREDLPSSLNLTRSFEMGRCSNVKRKEEHVDQNMGDDLLQSCSCSFCLKAAYIWSDIQYQDTKGRLSALKKSQKKASNLIQRNGKEWPTDFHATVNSANSGKQESKLMGQWRSLFLSMGDILNHEKSQLQKSFETMRKFREDCKMDLERAMKTPHTTPSK, encoded by the exons atgactGAAGAGAGTGGCAAATTAGTAGTGCCGTCGTCGGAACAAACCCGACCCGCTTTGTGTGATTTAACGAATCTTCCAGCTAAAAGAGGGATTTCTTcgattttgggtgatttgatTAATGAATCTGGTAAAGCCATTGCTCATGAAGGTTCTAGAGAGAAGTTTTCAAAGAGGCTTTGTTTAGTTGTTGATGATTTGGTTAAGGAGAATGCTGCTAGTTCTGTTGATACAACAAATGAAGTGTCTTCTTCTAATGATAAGAAGAAGACTAGTTGTTGTGGTGTTGGTGATTCTGATGAGAGAGCAGAAGAGTCTGAGGAGTATCATGATGCTGTTATGGAATTCTCTAGTGGAAGAGATGGGAAAGCATTGGAGGGAAGTAAGCAGATCTATTTTGAACCTGGTGATAGAGACGGTGCGCGAGAGTTAACTGATGTTGCTGGTGAAGGGTTGGCTTCGTCTGTGGTAACTGGCAATGCCGAGAGACGGCGGGATCCACATGCACGGGAGGACTTGCCTAGTTCTCTGAATTTGACGAGATCATTTGAAATGGGTAGATGCTCAAATGTTAAGAGGAAGGAAGAGCATGTGGATCAGAATATGGGAGATGACTTGCTTCAATCATGCTCTTGTTCTTTTTGCCTTAAAG CTGCGTATATTTGGTCAGATATTCAATACCAGGACACCAAAGGTCGGTTATCCG CCTTGAAGAAGAGTCAGAAAAAGGCTAGTAACTTGATTCAGAGAAACGGTAAGGAATGGCCTACAGATTTTCATGCCACAGTGAACTCTGCTAATTCTGGTAAACAAGAATCTAAACTCATGGGGCAATGGAGGTCGCTCTTTCTTAGCATGGGTGATATCCTCAATCATGAAAAAAGCCAACTT CAAAAGAGCTTTGAGACAATGAGAAAATTTCGAGAAGACTGcaagatggatttggagagagCGATGAAAACACCTCACACAACCCCTAGTAAGTAA
- the LOC104769210 gene encoding putative ETHYLENE INSENSITIVE 3-like 4 protein, translating into MVEVEELEALSPTEDEEEEEEEISYDDLKRRMWKDRNLMEKLKQQKRHNNDIVSLTTHRAEASRRKKMARSQDSVLKYMMKIMEVCKAKGFVYGIVPEKGKPITGSSDSLRRWWKENVQFEQNAPDAITDYLTLAAAAAELIDKSSSSSSLLHMLQDLQDTTLGSLLSALMQHCMPPQRRFPLEKGIAPPWWPTGTELWWGEQGIAHEHGAPPYRKPHDLRKSWKVSVLAAVIKHMSPNLGRLRRLARQSKSLQDKMMARETDTWSRVLNQEEVLLNIKDLKISDDQDQESSGSKRKGEFMEPSMSVYTCQNSSCPKSDVSFGFGDKNSRTGHEIQCLYGSTQEPSQSMGVTTSTFETAPSIVTNTTSEDDYSEKSSAMDKRSDDDHSNNVNWMDYFWSERMQNELHYSRRVEDDDNDGTGTDLNQFTESDQSDNVNQSTFSVWDMGCEDKDIYMFDY; encoded by the coding sequence ATGGTGGAAGTCGAAGAATTGGAAGCACTTAGTCCTACTgaggacgaggaagaagaagaagaagaaataagctATGATGACCTCAAAAGACGCATGTGGAAAGATCGAAACCTCATGGAAAAGCTCAAGCAACAGAAACGACACAACAACGACATCGTTTCCTTGACAACGCACCGGGCGGAAGCTTCACGGCGCAAGAAGATGGCTCGTTCACAAGACTCGGTGTTGAAGTACATGATGAAGATCATGGAGGTGTGTAAAGCGAAAGGGTTTGTGTACGGAATTGTACCGGAAAAAGGTAAACCAATAACCGGTTCGTCCGATAGCTTAAGACGTTGGTGGAAAGAAAACGTTCAGTTCGAACAAAACGCTCCAGACGCTATCACTGATTACTTAACACTTGCTGCTGCGGCGGCAGAGCTTATTGATAAGTCCTCATCATCATCGAGCTTATTACACATGTTACAAGATCTACAAGACACGACTCTTGGCTCGTTACTATCGGCGTTAATGCAACACTGCATGCCGCCACAGCGGCGGTTTCCGTTAGAGAAAGGAATAGCTCCGCCGTGGTGGCCGACGGGGACGGAGCTTTGGTGGGGAGAGCAAGGAATAGCTCATGAGCACGGTGCGCCGCCCTATCGAAAGCCGCACGATTTGAGGAAATCTTGGAAAGTTAGTGTTCTCGCTGCTGTGATCAAACACATGTCGCCAAATTTGGGAAGATTACGACGTCTCGCGAGGCAATCCAAAAGCTTACAAGATAAAATGATGGCTAGAGAGACCGATACTTGGTCTCGTGTCTTAAACCAAGAAGAGGTTCTTCTAAATATCAAAGACCTCAAGATATCGGATGATCAAGATCAAGAATCGTCGGGGTCTAAGAGAAAGGGTGAGTTTATGGAACCGTCTATGAGTGTTTATACTTGCCAAAACTCGAGTTGTCCTAAAAGTGATGTAAGTTTTGGGTTCGGGGACAAGAACTCGAGGACGGGTCATGAGATACAGTGTCTATACGGGTCGACCCAAGAGCCGAGCCAGAGCATGGGAGTTACAACTTCCACGTTTGAAACGGCTCCAAGTATTGTTACGAATACGACTAGTGAAGATGATTACAGTGAGAAATCGAGTGCAATGGACAAGCGATCTGATGATGATCATAGCAACAATGTAAATTGGATGGATTATTTTTGGTCAGAGAGGATGCAGAACGAGTTACATTATTCTAGGAGAGTcgaagatgatgataatgacGGTACTGGAACGGATTTGAACCAGTTTACAGAATCTGATCAATCGGACAACGTGAACCAGAGTACATTTTCAGTTTGGGACATGGGTTGCGAAGACAAAGACATATATATGTTCGATTATTAG
- the LOC104769211 gene encoding protein DOWNSTREAM OF FLC, whose translation MEMARSSVPLIVVLCVSLLPLAAMAVGTPFHIEGCVYCDTCRFGFETIATKYISGARVKIVCKDRVTLKSEVVGKAVTGPDGKYKVAIKGDRQDQQCLAELVHSPMSRCHEADPGRSTATVILTRSNGAASTRHYANAMGFFRDQPLRGCASLRKLYLADGDERAI comes from the exons ATGGAGATGGCTAGATCATCTGTACCTCTGATCGTTGTGCTATGCGTTTCGCTACTGCCACTTGCGGCTATGGCGGTTGGAACGCCATTCCACATTGAAGGATGTGTTTACTGTGACACTTGCCGCTTTGGATTCGAGACTATCGCTACCAAATATATCTCAG GGGCAAGAGTGAAAATAGTATGCAAAGACAGAGTGACACTCAAGTCGGAAGTTGTCGGGAAGGCGGTGACGGGACCTGATGGGAAATACAAAGTCGCCATCAAAGGAGACCGACAGGACCAGCAGTGTCTGGCGGAGCTTGTCCACAGTCCTATGTCCCGCTGCCATGAAGCTGATCCTGGCAGAAGTACCGCTACAGTGATCCTCACGCGATCCAACGGCGCCGCTTCTACTCGCCACTACGCCAACGCCATGGGTTTCTTCAGAGACCAACCTCTCCGTGGCTGTGCCTCTCTCCGCAAACTCTACCTCGCCGACGGGGATGAGAGGGCTATTTGA
- the LOC104769212 gene encoding MADS-box protein FLOWERING LOCUS C-like gives MGRKKLEIKRIENKSSRQVTFSKRRNGLIEKARQLSVLCDASVALLVVSASGKLYSFSSGDNLVKILDRYGKQHADDLKALDLQSKELNYGSHHELLELVESNLVESNVNNVSVDSLVQLEEHLETALSITRAKKVSGFYNLVENLKEKEKLLKEENQVLASQMETNHVVGAEADMEMEMSPAGQISDNLPVTLPLLN, from the exons ATGGGAAGGAAAAAACTAGAAATCAAGCGAATTGAGAACAAAAGTAGCCGACAAGTCACCTTCTCCAAACGTCGTAATGGTCTCATCGAGAAAGCTCGTCAGCTTTCTGTTCTCTGTGACGCATCCGTCGCTCTTCTCGTCGTCTCCGCCTCCGGCAAGCTCTACAGCTTCTCCTCCGGTGATAA CCTGGTGAAGATCCTTGATCGATATGGGAAACAACATGCTGATGATCTCAAAGCCTTG GATCTTCAGTCAAAAGAACTGAACTATGGTTCACACCATGAGCTACTAGAACTTGTGGAAAG CAATCTTGTGGAATCAAATGTCAACAATGTGAGTGTCGATTCCCTCGTTCAACTGGAGGAACACCTTGAGACCGCCCTCTCCATAACTAGAGCGAAGAAGGTAAGTGGATTCTATAAT CTTGTTGAGAACCTCAAAGAAAAG GAGAAATTGCTGAAAGAAGAGAACCAGGTTTTGGCTAGCCAG ATGGAGACGAATCATGTTGTTGGAGCAGAAGCTGATATGGAGATGGAGATGTCACCTGCTGGACAAATCTCCGACAATCTTCCGGTGACTCTCCCGCTGCTCAATTAG